In Rhizobiales bacterium NRL2, a genomic segment contains:
- a CDS encoding C4-dicarboxylate ABC transporter yields the protein MNLIKTLGAVALAASVTLAMSASEADAKKVRWKLHSAFGTNVAVLGPVGPRITGWVDKASAGDFDIKVFEPGALAGGYAYYDPISQGAFEAAYGTPGANQGKNSVFAFLSTWPFGPGALEFNAWLQYGGGVELGKEFYGRDNIEYFYCGMIPPETSGWFRNKITSLDELKGLKMRFFGIGAKVMQKFGVATQQLAGGDIYPALELGTIDATEFSMPAIDRTLGFYQIAKYNYFPGWHQQSTTNEFLVNRDKWNELDDQKKAIFEMACTANIGVELAEGEALQSAAMIANEKDGVENVDWSPEILDQLRGAWGEVLQEELAANPDVKRLWDSYTAFHEEYKIWGERGYLK from the coding sequence ATGAATCTCATCAAGACGTTGGGCGCGGTAGCGCTTGCGGCGAGCGTGACGCTCGCCATGTCGGCATCGGAAGCCGACGCGAAGAAGGTCCGCTGGAAGCTGCATTCCGCCTTCGGCACGAACGTGGCGGTTCTGGGGCCGGTCGGGCCGCGGATCACCGGCTGGGTCGACAAGGCTTCCGCCGGCGATTTCGACATCAAGGTGTTCGAGCCCGGCGCGCTGGCCGGCGGTTACGCCTATTACGACCCGATCAGCCAGGGCGCGTTCGAGGCGGCCTACGGCACGCCGGGCGCCAACCAGGGCAAGAACTCGGTCTTCGCCTTCCTTTCGACCTGGCCGTTCGGCCCGGGCGCGCTGGAGTTCAACGCCTGGCTGCAGTACGGCGGCGGTGTCGAGCTCGGCAAGGAGTTCTACGGGCGCGACAACATCGAATACTTCTACTGCGGCATGATCCCGCCGGAGACCTCCGGCTGGTTCCGCAACAAGATCACCAGCCTCGACGAGCTGAAGGGCCTGAAGATGCGCTTCTTCGGCATCGGCGCGAAGGTGATGCAGAAGTTCGGCGTGGCCACCCAGCAGCTCGCCGGCGGCGATATCTATCCGGCGCTGGAACTCGGCACCATCGACGCCACCGAGTTCTCGATGCCCGCCATCGACCGTACGCTCGGCTTCTACCAGATCGCCAAGTACAACTACTTCCCCGGCTGGCATCAGCAGTCCACGACCAACGAGTTCCTGGTGAACCGCGACAAGTGGAACGAGCTGGACGACCAGAAGAAGGCGATCTTCGAGATGGCCTGCACGGCCAATATCGGCGTGGAACTGGCCGAGGGTGAAGCCCTTCAGTCCGCGGCGATGATCGCCAACGAGAAGGACGGCGTGGAGAATGTCGACTGGTCGCCGGAGATCCTCGACCAGCTCCGCGGCGCCTGGGGGGAGGTGCTCCAGGAGGAGCTTGCGGCCAATCCGGACGTCAAGCGCCTCTGGGACAGCTACACCGCCTTCCACGAGGAGTACAAGATCTGGGGTGAGCGCGGCTATCTGAAGTAG
- a CDS encoding glyoxalase, translating to MKLYGVRIFVDDFDKAHEFYSDLLALPTNWRADGMRAAGYGLENAELIVEEAKAADKGLVGRFVGISMTIDNIGAAYETLSGRGVRFEGPPEKQEWGGTLAHFRDPAGNVLTLLE from the coding sequence ATGAAACTGTATGGCGTACGCATCTTCGTCGACGACTTCGACAAGGCGCACGAATTCTATTCCGACCTGCTGGCCCTGCCGACCAACTGGCGGGCCGACGGGATGCGGGCCGCCGGCTACGGCCTGGAGAATGCGGAGCTGATCGTCGAGGAGGCGAAGGCGGCCGACAAGGGCCTGGTCGGCCGGTTCGTCGGCATCTCGATGACCATCGACAACATCGGCGCCGCCTACGAGACCCTCAGCGGCCGGGGCGTGCGCTTCGAGGGCCCGCCGGAAAAGCAGGAATGGGGCGGCACGCTCGCGCATTTCCGCGACCCGGCCGGCAATGTCCTGACCCTGCTGGAATAG
- a CDS encoding peroxiredoxin has protein sequence MRVPSVTFKTRVRDESVEGPNKFRWQDRTSDEIFKGRKVIVFGLPGAFTPTCSSTHLPRFEELHDLFIEQGVDEIVCLSVNDAFVMFQWGRHQGIEKVTLLPDGSGEFTSKIGMLVKKDNLGFGYRSWRYSMLVEDGEIVELFEEPGKGDDVEGDPFEISSADHMIDVVRKRYAKAA, from the coding sequence ATGCGCGTCCCATCCGTAACCTTCAAGACCCGCGTCCGCGACGAATCCGTCGAGGGGCCGAACAAGTTCCGCTGGCAGGACCGGACATCCGACGAGATCTTCAAGGGCCGCAAGGTCATCGTCTTCGGTCTGCCGGGCGCCTTTACCCCGACCTGCAGCTCGACCCACCTGCCCCGCTTCGAGGAGCTCCACGACCTGTTCATCGAGCAGGGCGTCGACGAGATCGTCTGCCTGTCGGTCAACGACGCCTTCGTGATGTTCCAGTGGGGCCGTCACCAGGGCATCGAGAAGGTGACCCTGCTGCCCGACGGTTCGGGCGAGTTCACCTCCAAGATCGGCATGCTGGTGAAGAAGGACAATCTCGGCTTCGGCTATCGCAGCTGGCGCTATTCCATGCTGGTCGAGGACGGCGAGATCGTCGAACTCTTCGAGGAGCCCGGCAAGGGAGATGACGTCGAGGGCGATCCCTTCGAGATCTCGAGCGCCGACCACATGATCGACGTCGTGCGCAAGCGCTACGCGAAGGCCGCCTGA
- a CDS encoding thiol-disulfide oxidoreductase, with the protein MDGDCALCSGAARWIARHDRRGEFRIATAASPLGRRLLAGLGLDPDDPESWLYIERGQVRTSLEAVIAAGARLGGAGRLLGAFRVLPRPAQNWLYRRIARNRYALFGRAELCALPDPELQRRLIGGV; encoded by the coding sequence ATGGACGGCGATTGCGCGCTGTGCTCCGGCGCCGCACGCTGGATCGCCCGCCACGACAGACGCGGCGAGTTCCGTATCGCCACGGCGGCCAGTCCGCTGGGGCGTCGGCTTCTGGCCGGACTGGGCCTCGACCCGGACGACCCCGAAAGCTGGCTCTACATCGAACGGGGACAGGTCCGGACCTCGCTGGAAGCCGTGATCGCCGCCGGCGCGCGGCTGGGCGGCGCCGGACGCCTGCTCGGCGCCTTCAGGGTCCTCCCCCGCCCGGCGCAGAACTGGCTCTACCGCCGCATCGCGCGCAACCGCTATGCTCTCTTCGGCCGGGCCGAACTCTGCGCCCTGCCCGACCCGGAACTGCAGCGGCGATTGATTGGCGGGGTGTGA
- a CDS encoding C4-dicarboxylate ABC transporter — translation MEFFEWLIDDHLYDYIGGYMFLALAMALFTGLPVAFALGGISLIFGLLGIAIGVLDYAIFYQVINRIWGGDGASGAVQNPILVAIPCFVFMGTMLERSRVAADLLHILQIMLRRVPGGLALSITVMGTIMAATTGIIGASVVMMTLLALPTMLRRGYQHSLATGTIAASATLGILIPPSIMLVLMANLLAVSVGNLFIGAVLPGLVLSGLYFIYIMTRATINPSVAPPLPEDMIHVDPTNFRNVAVYFSVTVAIVIAVYVLSRLGIDWVNWSLIGFLAIFTYSMMMGRKEGNTIFGGILKGFVPPIFLIIMVLGSIFAGWATPTEAAGIGAFGSMILAAFNRTLTKEVVREVCHRTGLTTAMIFFIFVGATAFSTIFRNVYGEDLIIELIEVLDLGAWPLLFLLMFSVFLMGFFFDFLEITLIILPVFAPVIQAFSPEFASHLGVEGLPFQQIQEQVIYWFAILVAVNLQTSFLTPPFGFALFYMKGVAPPEVKMQSIYRGIIPFVTLQVIGLGVVILFPQVTLWLPRLMLQ, via the coding sequence ATGGAATTCTTCGAATGGCTGATTGACGATCACCTCTACGACTACATCGGCGGCTACATGTTCCTGGCGCTGGCCATGGCCCTGTTCACGGGCCTGCCGGTCGCTTTCGCGCTTGGCGGCATCTCGCTGATCTTCGGCCTGCTGGGCATTGCCATCGGCGTGCTGGACTACGCCATCTTCTATCAGGTCATCAACCGCATCTGGGGCGGCGACGGCGCCTCGGGAGCGGTGCAGAACCCGATCCTGGTGGCGATCCCCTGTTTCGTGTTCATGGGCACCATGCTGGAGCGCAGCCGCGTCGCCGCCGACCTGCTGCACATTCTGCAGATCATGCTGCGCCGCGTTCCCGGCGGCCTCGCGCTCTCGATCACCGTCATGGGCACCATCATGGCCGCGACCACCGGCATCATCGGCGCCTCGGTCGTGATGATGACCCTGCTGGCGCTGCCGACCATGCTCCGGCGCGGCTACCAGCATTCGCTGGCCACCGGCACCATCGCCGCCAGCGCGACGCTGGGCATCCTGATCCCGCCCTCGATCATGCTGGTGCTGATGGCCAACCTGCTGGCGGTGTCGGTCGGCAACCTGTTCATCGGCGCGGTGCTGCCGGGTCTGGTGCTTTCGGGCCTCTACTTCATCTACATCATGACCCGGGCGACGATTAACCCGAGCGTCGCCCCGCCCCTGCCCGAAGACATGATTCACGTCGATCCGACGAACTTCCGGAACGTCGCCGTCTATTTCTCGGTCACCGTGGCCATCGTGATCGCCGTCTACGTCCTCTCGCGACTGGGCATCGACTGGGTGAACTGGTCGCTGATCGGCTTCCTCGCCATCTTCACCTATTCGATGATGATGGGCCGCAAGGAGGGCAACACCATCTTCGGCGGCATCCTGAAGGGCTTCGTGCCGCCGATCTTCCTGATCATCATGGTGCTGGGGTCGATCTTCGCCGGCTGGGCCACCCCGACCGAGGCCGCGGGCATCGGCGCCTTCGGCTCGATGATACTGGCCGCCTTCAACCGCACGCTGACGAAGGAGGTCGTGCGGGAAGTCTGCCACCGTACGGGGCTGACCACGGCGATGATCTTCTTCATCTTCGTCGGCGCGACGGCGTTCTCCACCATCTTCCGCAACGTCTATGGCGAGGATCTGATCATCGAGCTGATCGAAGTCCTCGACCTGGGCGCATGGCCGCTGCTGTTCCTGCTGATGTTCTCGGTCTTCCTGATGGGTTTCTTCTTCGACTTCCTGGAGATCACCCTGATCATCCTGCCGGTCTTCGCGCCCGTCATCCAGGCCTTCTCGCCCGAGTTCGCAAGCCATCTGGGCGTCGAGGGCCTGCCCTTCCAGCAGATCCAGGAACAGGTGATCTACTGGTTCGCGATCCTGGTGGCCGTGAATCTGCAGACATCGTTCCTGACACCACCATTCGGCTTCGCGCTGTTCTACATGAAGGGCGTGGCGCCGCCTGAGGTGAAGATGCAGTCGATCTACCGGGGCATCATCCCGTTCGTGACGCTGCAGGTGATCGGTCTCGGCGTCGTCATCCTGTTCCCGCAGGTCACCCTCTGGCTGCCCAGGCTGATGCTGCAATAG
- a CDS encoding DNA topoisomerase I, producing MDVVVVESPAKAKTINKYLGSNYTVLASFGHVRDLPSKDGSVLPEEDFSMTYQADPKSAKHLKAIADAVKDADRLVLATDPDREGEAISWHVLEALKSRRALKKSVEVERVVFNEITKGAITEAMKHPRAIDMDLVNAQQARRALDYLVGFTLSPVLWRKLPGARSAGRVQSVALRLIVERELDIEKFRPQEYWSIKAVFRTAAGEDVTARLTQVDGRKLDRLDIKTEAEAMELARRAEAGSFTVGEIETRQTSRRPWPPFITSTLQMEASRKLGFSARQTMQVAQKLYEGVDIGGETIGLITYMRTDGVQLASEAIDAIRATIGEEYGRPYVPSKPRHWATKAKNAQEAHEAIRPTDVTRTPEQMKRYLSAEQSRLYDLIWKRTVASQMADARLAQTGVDIPDAAGGIVFRATGTVVEFPGFLKVYEEGRDDTSDDDDDRRLPKLTEGEGLDRRDVQPDQHFTQPPPRYTEATLVKKLEELGIGRPSTYASILSVLQDRDYVTLEKKRFVPQDKGRVVTAFLINFFSRYVEYDFTASLEEELDDISAAKEDWKEVLRRFWKDFSAAVDETKELRIGEVLEALNDFLAPSLFPEKEDGSDPRLCPNCAEGRLSLRLGKFGAFLGCSNYPDCKFTRRLGGDDDQKKAEMEGDREMGVDPATGETIWLKIGPYGPYLQLGEGAPGEKPKRVSLPKGLEPNDVDLELAIRLIALPRHVGEHPETGSPITAGIGRYGPFVEHEKKYANLPDWREVLDVGINRAVTVLAEKKSGGRAQPKALKSLGEHPEEGGEVQVLDGRYGPYVKHGNVNATIPKDVDPQSITMDEAVRLIAERAAKAGKGKKNTKSKTTAGRTAKTSTKKAQPKSKAK from the coding sequence ATGGACGTCGTTGTCGTCGAGAGCCCGGCCAAGGCCAAGACCATCAACAAGTATCTGGGGTCCAACTACACGGTCCTGGCATCCTTCGGTCATGTGCGCGACCTGCCCTCCAAGGACGGTTCGGTCCTGCCGGAGGAAGATTTCTCCATGACCTACCAGGCCGACCCGAAATCGGCCAAACACCTGAAGGCCATCGCCGACGCGGTGAAGGATGCGGACCGGCTGGTGCTGGCGACCGACCCCGACCGCGAGGGCGAGGCCATTTCCTGGCACGTGCTGGAGGCGCTGAAGTCCCGCCGGGCGCTGAAGAAATCAGTCGAGGTGGAGCGCGTCGTCTTCAACGAGATCACCAAGGGCGCGATCACCGAGGCGATGAAGCACCCCCGGGCGATCGACATGGACCTCGTCAACGCCCAGCAGGCGCGCCGGGCGCTGGACTATCTGGTCGGGTTCACGCTGAGCCCGGTGCTCTGGCGCAAGCTGCCGGGCGCGCGCTCCGCGGGACGGGTGCAGTCCGTCGCGCTCCGGCTGATCGTCGAGCGTGAACTGGATATCGAAAAGTTCAGGCCGCAGGAATACTGGTCGATCAAGGCCGTCTTCCGCACCGCCGCGGGGGAGGATGTCACCGCACGCCTGACGCAGGTCGACGGACGCAAGCTGGACCGCCTGGACATCAAGACCGAGGCGGAAGCGATGGAACTGGCCCGCCGCGCCGAGGCGGGCAGCTTCACCGTGGGCGAGATCGAGACCCGCCAGACCAGCCGCCGGCCCTGGCCGCCCTTCATCACCTCGACCCTGCAGATGGAGGCCTCGCGGAAGCTCGGCTTCAGCGCGCGCCAGACCATGCAGGTGGCGCAGAAGCTCTACGAGGGCGTGGACATCGGCGGCGAGACCATCGGCCTGATCACCTATATGCGGACCGACGGCGTCCAGCTCGCCTCCGAGGCCATCGACGCCATCCGGGCGACCATCGGCGAGGAATACGGCCGGCCCTACGTGCCCTCCAAGCCACGTCACTGGGCGACCAAGGCAAAGAACGCCCAGGAAGCGCACGAGGCGATCCGCCCGACCGACGTCACCCGCACGCCGGAGCAGATGAAGCGCTATCTCTCCGCCGAGCAGTCCAGGCTCTACGACCTGATCTGGAAACGCACGGTGGCCAGCCAGATGGCCGATGCACGCCTCGCCCAGACCGGCGTGGACATCCCGGACGCGGCGGGCGGCATCGTCTTCCGCGCCACCGGCACGGTGGTCGAGTTTCCGGGCTTCCTGAAGGTCTACGAGGAGGGGCGCGACGACACCTCCGACGACGATGACGACCGCCGCCTACCGAAGCTGACCGAAGGCGAGGGCCTCGACCGCCGCGACGTGCAGCCGGACCAGCACTTCACCCAGCCGCCGCCGCGCTACACCGAAGCGACGCTGGTGAAGAAGCTGGAGGAACTGGGCATCGGCCGGCCCTCCACCTATGCCTCGATCCTCTCGGTGCTGCAGGACCGCGACTACGTCACCCTGGAGAAGAAGCGCTTCGTGCCCCAGGACAAGGGCCGCGTCGTCACCGCATTCCTGATCAACTTCTTCAGCCGTTATGTCGAATACGACTTCACCGCCTCGCTGGAGGAGGAACTGGACGACATCTCTGCGGCCAAGGAAGACTGGAAGGAGGTGCTGCGGCGCTTCTGGAAGGACTTCTCGGCGGCGGTCGACGAGACGAAGGAACTGCGGATCGGGGAGGTGCTGGAGGCGCTGAACGATTTCCTGGCGCCCTCGCTGTTCCCGGAAAAGGAAGACGGCTCCGACCCGCGCCTGTGCCCGAACTGCGCCGAGGGGCGCCTCAGCCTGCGCCTCGGCAAGTTCGGCGCGTTCCTGGGCTGTTCCAACTATCCGGACTGCAAGTTCACCCGCCGCCTGGGCGGCGACGACGATCAGAAGAAGGCCGAGATGGAAGGCGACCGGGAGATGGGCGTCGACCCTGCCACGGGCGAGACCATCTGGCTCAAGATCGGCCCCTACGGCCCCTATCTGCAACTCGGCGAAGGCGCCCCGGGCGAGAAGCCCAAACGCGTCTCCCTGCCCAAGGGGCTGGAGCCGAACGACGTCGATCTGGAACTGGCCATCCGGCTGATCGCCCTGCCGCGTCATGTCGGCGAGCACCCGGAGACCGGCAGCCCGATCACGGCGGGCATCGGCCGCTACGGTCCGTTCGTCGAACATGAGAAGAAATACGCCAATCTGCCCGACTGGCGCGAGGTGCTCGACGTCGGCATCAACCGCGCCGTCACCGTGCTGGCGGAAAAGAAGAGCGGCGGACGGGCGCAGCCGAAAGCGCTGAAGTCCCTCGGCGAGCATCCGGAAGAAGGCGGCGAGGTACAGGTTCTCGACGGCCGCTACGGTCCCTATGTAAAGCACGGCAATGTCAACGCGACGATCCCGAAGGACGTCGATCCGCAGTCCATCACCATGGACGAGGCGGTGAGGTTGATCGCCGAACGTGCGGCGAAGGCCGGCAAGGGCAAGAAGAACACGAAATCGAAGACGACGGCCGGGCGCACGGCGAAGACATCGACGAAGAAGGCCCAGCCGAAGTCGAAAGCGAAGTAG
- a CDS encoding acyl-CoA synthetase, with translation MRGRQAVKVLGDILRHHAAERGGKTALKFGGREHSYADLDRSTNRVANALRAAGLGKGARIALLAANTDRFFELQFGAAKAGVVLVPVNFRLAPPEVAFVVNDAGAEIFFVDAAHAALVRRIAGDLPTVKRIVAVDFADDEWTDYLAWRDRGGDHECGVEVLETDTACQMYTSGTTGHPKGVELMHCNLMSLMPAATRRWANWNADDVNLICMPLFHIAGGGWGIVGLYSGCTNILHADVDPGLILETIETERVSIVLFVPAVILFLTQHPKVKDTDFSSLRLVIYGASPIPLDLLQRAVGLFGCDFAQVYGLTETSGAITYLPPEEHRPEGGPRMKSCGKAHEAVEIRIVDDEGREMPAGEVGEIICRTPQNMKGYWKRPEATAAVLREGWFRTGDAGYLDADGYLYIHDRIKDMIVSGGENIYPAEVESALFGHPAIADIAVIGVPDAKWGEAVKAVVVLKEGARLTEDELVAYARERIAGYKAPKSVDFVAELPRNPSGKILKRELRAPYWEGRDRQVN, from the coding sequence ATCCGAGGGAGGCAAGCTGTGAAGGTTCTGGGCGACATTCTTCGTCATCATGCGGCCGAACGAGGCGGCAAGACGGCGCTGAAGTTCGGCGGCCGCGAACACAGCTATGCGGATCTCGATCGATCGACCAACCGGGTCGCCAACGCGCTTCGCGCCGCGGGCCTGGGCAAGGGCGCGCGCATCGCGCTGCTGGCCGCCAATACCGACCGCTTCTTCGAACTTCAGTTCGGCGCCGCCAAGGCAGGCGTCGTTCTGGTGCCGGTCAATTTCCGTCTGGCGCCGCCGGAGGTCGCCTTCGTCGTCAACGACGCAGGGGCCGAGATATTCTTCGTCGATGCCGCCCATGCCGCCCTGGTGCGCCGGATCGCGGGCGACCTGCCGACGGTGAAGCGGATCGTCGCCGTCGACTTTGCCGACGACGAATGGACGGACTATCTGGCCTGGCGCGACCGGGGCGGCGACCATGAATGCGGCGTCGAGGTGCTGGAGACGGACACGGCCTGCCAGATGTACACCTCCGGCACCACGGGGCACCCCAAGGGCGTCGAACTGATGCACTGCAACCTGATGTCCCTGATGCCGGCGGCGACACGGCGCTGGGCCAACTGGAATGCGGATGACGTCAACCTGATCTGCATGCCGCTGTTCCACATTGCCGGCGGCGGCTGGGGCATCGTCGGTCTCTACTCGGGCTGCACCAACATCCTGCACGCCGACGTCGATCCGGGCCTGATCCTGGAGACCATCGAGACCGAACGGGTCTCGATCGTGCTGTTCGTGCCGGCGGTGATCCTGTTCCTGACCCAGCATCCGAAGGTGAAGGACACGGATTTCTCCTCGTTGCGGCTGGTGATCTACGGCGCCTCGCCGATCCCGCTGGACCTGCTGCAGCGCGCCGTCGGCCTGTTCGGCTGCGACTTCGCCCAGGTCTACGGCCTGACCGAGACGTCAGGCGCCATCACCTATCTGCCGCCCGAGGAACACCGTCCGGAGGGCGGCCCGCGCATGAAGTCCTGCGGCAAGGCCCACGAGGCGGTCGAGATCCGCATCGTCGACGACGAGGGCCGGGAGATGCCGGCCGGCGAGGTCGGCGAGATCATCTGCCGTACGCCGCAGAACATGAAGGGCTACTGGAAGCGCCCCGAGGCGACCGCGGCGGTGCTGCGCGAGGGCTGGTTCCGCACCGGCGATGCCGGCTATCTGGACGCGGACGGCTATCTCTACATCCACGACCGCATCAAGGACATGATCGTCTCCGGCGGCGAGAACATCTATCCGGCCGAGGTGGAGAGCGCGCTGTTCGGCCACCCCGCGATCGCTGACATCGCGGTGATCGGCGTGCCCGACGCGAAGTGGGGCGAGGCGGTCAAGGCCGTGGTCGTGCTGAAGGAAGGCGCGCGCCTGACCGAGGACGAGCTGGTCGCCTACGCCCGGGAGCGCATTGCCGGGTACAAGGCCCCGAAGTCGGTGGATTTCGTCGCCGAGCTGCCGCGCAACCCGTCGGGCAAGATCCTGAAGCGGGAACTGCGTGCGCCCTACTGGGAAGGCCGGGACCGGCAGGTGAACTGA
- a CDS encoding pyruvate dehydrogenase (acetyl-transferring) E1 component subunit alpha, translating into MAKSTSSRSSRAPRARSRAGAAKAEAAPPETSKDELMSFYREMLLIRRFEEKAGQMYGMGLIGGFCHLYIGQEAVVVGIQAALTPDDKVITSYRDHGHMLACGMESSGVMAELTGRAGGYSRGKGGSMHMFSREKNFYGGHGIVGAQVPLGTGLAMAEKYKGTGALSVTYFGDGSANQGQVYEAFNMAALWKLPVIYVIENNQYAMGTSVARSSAQVELAKRGESFGIPGRQVDGMDVLAVKAAAEEAVKHVREGNGPIILEMKTYRYRGHSMSDPAKYRSKEEVAKMRQEKDPIERVRARLLEEFEAGEDELKTIDREVKGIVSDAAEFAQQSPEPDPSELYTDILREA; encoded by the coding sequence ATGGCCAAGTCCACCAGCAGCCGTTCCAGCCGGGCGCCCCGCGCGCGCAGCCGCGCCGGCGCCGCCAAGGCGGAGGCCGCGCCGCCGGAGACGAGCAAGGACGAACTGATGTCCTTCTACCGCGAAATGCTGCTGATCCGGCGCTTCGAGGAGAAGGCGGGCCAGATGTACGGCATGGGTCTGATCGGCGGTTTCTGTCACCTCTACATCGGTCAGGAGGCGGTCGTCGTCGGCATCCAGGCGGCGCTGACGCCGGACGACAAGGTGATCACGTCCTACCGCGATCACGGCCACATGCTGGCCTGCGGCATGGAATCGAGCGGGGTGATGGCCGAACTTACCGGCCGCGCCGGGGGCTATTCCAGGGGCAAGGGCGGCTCCATGCACATGTTCAGCCGGGAGAAGAACTTCTACGGCGGACACGGCATCGTCGGCGCCCAGGTGCCGCTCGGCACGGGTCTCGCGATGGCGGAGAAGTACAAGGGAACGGGCGCGCTGAGCGTGACCTATTTCGGCGACGGCTCCGCCAACCAGGGTCAGGTCTACGAGGCCTTCAACATGGCGGCGCTGTGGAAGCTGCCGGTGATCTACGTGATCGAGAACAACCAGTACGCCATGGGCACCTCGGTCGCCCGGTCCTCGGCGCAGGTCGAACTCGCCAAGCGCGGCGAGAGCTTCGGCATCCCGGGGCGGCAGGTCGACGGCATGGATGTGCTGGCCGTCAAGGCCGCCGCCGAGGAGGCGGTCAAGCACGTGCGCGAGGGCAACGGGCCGATCATCCTGGAGATGAAGACCTATCGCTATCGCGGCCATTCCATGTCGGATCCGGCCAAGTACCGCTCCAAGGAGGAAGTGGCCAAGATGCGCCAGGAGAAGGATCCGATCGAACGGGTCCGCGCGCGGCTGCTGGAGGAGTTCGAGGCCGGCGAGGACGAGTTGAAGACGATCGACCGCGAGGTGAAGGGTATCGTCTCCGACGCGGCCGAGTTCGCCCAGCAGAGCCCGGAGCCGGATCCGTCCGAACTCTATACCGACATCCTGCGCGAGGCCTGA
- a CDS encoding DNA protecting protein DprA encodes MLPAMKPADTDGERLARLRLIRSENVGPVNFMRLLARLGDAEAALEALPDIARRNGRRRLRVASVQQAEREVEGLRRIGGRLIMAGDPDYPARLAQAEGAPPVISVLGDAGLLERPTVAVVGARNCSANGRTLCRRIVGELGAQGHVVISGLARGIDAEAHRASLDTGTAAVVAGGVDIFYPPENEALQKEIAERGVVLAEQPLGAEPKARHFPRRNRVISGLSLGVLVVEAALRSGTLITARYAGEQGRDVFAVPGSPLDPRARGANRLIREGARLVESADDILEELASGRTSLFQPVPARFEGPAEDAGFALDPGDEARSALIEALSPEPAEADVLMRASGLGPSDFNALIVELEIAGRVQRHAGNRYALNHDG; translated from the coding sequence ATGCTGCCGGCCATGAAACCGGCGGACACCGATGGCGAACGACTGGCCCGGCTGCGGCTGATCCGCAGCGAGAACGTCGGCCCCGTGAATTTCATGCGCCTGCTGGCGCGGCTCGGCGACGCCGAGGCGGCGCTGGAGGCGCTGCCCGATATTGCGCGCCGCAATGGCCGCCGCAGGCTGCGGGTGGCGTCCGTCCAGCAGGCGGAAAGGGAAGTCGAAGGTCTTCGCCGCATCGGCGGACGGCTGATCATGGCCGGCGACCCCGACTACCCGGCCCGGCTGGCGCAGGCGGAAGGCGCGCCGCCGGTGATTTCCGTGCTGGGTGACGCCGGGCTGCTGGAACGGCCGACGGTGGCCGTCGTCGGCGCCCGCAACTGCTCCGCCAACGGCCGCACGCTCTGCCGCCGCATCGTCGGCGAACTGGGCGCCCAGGGCCATGTCGTGATCTCCGGCCTCGCCCGCGGCATCGATGCCGAGGCCCATCGCGCCAGCCTCGATACCGGAACCGCAGCCGTCGTCGCCGGAGGCGTCGACATCTTCTATCCGCCGGAGAACGAAGCCCTGCAGAAGGAAATCGCCGAACGCGGCGTCGTCCTGGCCGAACAGCCCCTGGGCGCGGAACCCAAGGCGCGGCATTTTCCCCGCCGCAACCGGGTGATCTCCGGGCTCTCGCTGGGCGTTCTGGTGGTGGAGGCGGCATTGCGCTCCGGCACGCTGATCACGGCGCGCTACGCCGGCGAGCAGGGCCGCGACGTCTTCGCCGTGCCGGGTTCGCCGTTGGACCCCAGGGCCCGCGGCGCCAATCGCCTGATCCGCGAGGGCGCGCGCCTGGTGGAAAGCGCCGACGACATTCTCGAGGAGCTTGCCTCGGGCCGCACCAGCCTGTTCCAGCCCGTGCCGGCGCGCTTCGAGGGCCCGGCGGAGGATGCCGGATTCGCTCTCGATCCGGGCGACGAGGCGCGCAGCGCCCTGATCGAGGCCCTGTCGCCGGAACCGGCAGAGGCCGACGTGCTGATGCGGGCCAGCGGCCTCGGTCCGTCCGATTTCAACGCGCTCATCGTGGAGCTGGAGATCGCTGGCCGGGTGCAGCGTCATGCCGGCAACCGTTACGCCCTCAATCATGACGGGTAA